One segment of Ipomoea triloba cultivar NCNSP0323 chromosome 12, ASM357664v1 DNA contains the following:
- the LOC115999594 gene encoding uncharacterized protein LOC115999594, translated as MGFWSAENTAKAYIRTMKMGSMQGERTKGLNGAEFISALAAGNNSQFMVVVCTSAADPTMQALAAAAQQTRGRVLCILQAGQEEPHVSELIPSTNQGNSVEFVNGDAQNLLLNHYKQADFLAIDCNLKNHNGILRSVQGVSRYKDAIVLGYNTFCKQSWRSSSLHTHLLPIGEGLLLTRIRAKKKMVNSPTTQKRGRWIIKVDNCTGEEHVFRVKSHPSKVLEA; from the exons ATGGGTTTCTGGTCTGCTGAAAATACTGCCAAAGCATATATCAGAACCATGAAAATG GGTTCGATGCAGGGAGAGCGCACAAAAGGGCTAAATGGGGCAGAGTTCATTTCAGCACTAGCGGCAGGGAACAACTCACAGTTCATGGTCGTCGTGTGCACCAGTGCAGCAGACCCCACCATGCAAGCATTGGCAGCAGCAGCTCAACAAACCAGAGGCCGCGTTCTTTGCATACTCCAAGCTGGGCAAGAAGAGCCACATGTCTCTGAACTGATTCCAAGCACTAATCAAGGAAACAGTGTTGAGTTTGTTAATGGGGATGCTCAGAACCTGCTGCTGAATCACTACAAACAGGCAGATTTTCTGGCCATCGATTGCAACCTCAAGAATCACAATGGCATTCTCAGATCAGTGCAGGGAGTTTCAAGGTACAAGGACGCAATTGTCTTGGGCTACAATACATTCTGCAAACAATCTTGGAGGAGCAGCAGCTTACATACTCATCTGTTGCCTATTGGAGAAGGATTGTTGCTGACCAGAATAAGAGCCAAGAAAAAGATGGTTAATAGTCCCACGACACAGAAGAGAGGTCGCTGGATCATCAAAGTAGATAACTGCACAGGGGAAGAACATGTTTTCAGAGTAAAATCACATCCAAGCAAAGTACTTGAAGCTTGA